The nucleotide window GCGTCAGGCTCATCGACAATCAACCGCTGCAGGCGGACCCGGCGGGCACGCGGGGCTGAACCGGTAACCTTAGATACCGTGACCACTGAGCCAGCCCTCTCCACCGAAGAATTCAACGAGCAGATGCGCATCCGCATGGAAAAGCGCGCCCGCCTGCTGGAGCGCGGTGAGGAGCCCTACCCGGTCAAGCCGGAGCGGACGTCCTCCCTGGCTGAGATTCGGGACCGCTTTTCGGGTATCGAGGCGGGTGACTCAACCGGTGAGAACGTCAGCGTGGTCGGCCGCGTCGTCTTCCTCCGGAATACCGGGAAGCTCTGCTTCGCGACGCTCCAGGAGGGTAACGGAACGCGTCTGCAGGCCATGCTGAGCCTCGCTGCCGTCGGTGAGGAACCGCTGGCGGAGTGGAAGTCGACGGTGGACCTGGGTGACCACGTGCAGGTCGCAGGGGAAGTCATCAGTTCACGCCGCGGCGAACTGTCAGTCATGGCAACAGGCTGGGCGATGGCCTCGAAGGCGCTGCGCCCGTTGCCCACACTGCACGCCGGCGTCAACGAGGAGACACGCGTCCGCCAGCGCTACGTCGATCTACTGGTGCGCGAGGAAGCGCGCCAGATGGTCCGGACGCGGGCAATGATCACCCGCAGTATCCGGGAGACCCTTCACTCCCACGAGTACATCGAGGTGGAAACGCCGATCCTCCAACTGGTCCACGGCGGCGCCACCGCGCGCCCTTTCGAGACCCATGTGAATGCCTTCGACCAGAAGATGACGCTTCGCATCGCGCTGGAGCTCTACCTGAAGCGGGCTGTTGTCGGTGGAATTGACCGCGTCTATGAAATCGGGCGTATTTTCCGCAATGAGGGCGTAGATTCTACGCACAGCCCCGAATTCACGATGCTTGAGTGCTACGAGGCTTATGCTGACCAGTTCGTGATGGCTGATCGAATGAAGGAGGTCATCCTGAATTGTGCGGACCTTCTCGGGTCACGCCAGATCGAGTCCGAAGCCGGGACCATTGATCTGGACGGCGAATGGCGCTGGCTTGGAGTTTATCCCGGGCTCTCCCAGGCTATCGGCCGTGAAATCACTCCGGATACTGACAAAGAAACATTGCTGACGGTAGCCGGAGAACATGAAATCTCCGTCGACCAGGCCTGGGACGAGGAAAAGCTTGTCCTCGAACTCTTCAGCGAAATTGTCGAACCGACTTTGTTGCAGCCGACGTTCGTTTATGACTACCCGCCGTCAGCGCAGCCCCTGGCCCGCCCGCACCGCGACCAGCCGCAGTTGATAGAGGCGTGGGACCTCATCATCGGCGGCATGGAGCGCGGAACGGCGTTCTCCGAATTGATTGATCCGGTCATCCAGCGGGAACGTCTTACCGAACAGTCACGTCGGGCTGCTGCCGGCGACGAGGAAGCCATGCAATTGGACGAGGACTTCCTCCGTGCCCTTGAATACGGCGCACCGCCGATGGGCGGGATCGGCCTGGGCATCGACCGGCTCGTCATGCTTTTCACTTCCACGGGAATCAGGGAAACCATCCTATTCCCGCTGCTGAAGCCGGAGCTGGGTTAATTCATGGAGTATTTGGCTGTTCTTCTTCCTTCCCTTGCCGTTGGACTCATCTTCTACTTCGTGATGAAGTCGATCTTCAACGCGGACCGGGCTGAGCGTGAGGCCGAATCCGCAGAACGCAACAACAGGGAAAATTCATTGGCAAAACCTCCTCCGTCGCAGGATGATGCGCCCGGCGGGCAGTAAACGTCCGCTCATCCTTTTCGCTCTTTGACGTTTGGCTTTAATGCGGACGATAATGTCTCTTGAATAGGTAATCGGCCGATTGAGGAGATTGTTGTGGCGCAGAAAGTCAAAATCATTCTGATTGACGACCTCGACGGCGGGGAGGCAGATGAAACCGTACGGTTCGGCCTCGACGGAACGCAGTATGAAATCGATCTTTCCTCAGCGCACGCGGAGGAACTGCGCAGCACCCTGTCCACCTATGTCTCGGCAGCCCGGCGCGAGAGCCAGGCAAAGCAGCGGCAGGGCGGCGCGCCCGCTGCCCGGAACCAGGAAGCCGCGCAGATCCGCGAATGGGCCAAGGCCAACGGTTACAGCGTCTCTTCACGCGGCCGCGTTAATTCCCAGATCATCGAGGCATACCGCGCGGCCCAGCGCTAGCGCATTTCCACGGCAGGGCTCTGCCGGCCTATCTCGCCTGTGGCGAACACGCTCCCCAAGGCTTCCGTAGGCACGTAGCATCGAATTACGCGTTAGCTAGGAGTGTGCCTCATGTTTGAGAGATTTACGGATCGTGCCCGTCGAGTTGTAGTGCTGGCCCAGGAAGAGGCCCGCATGCTCAACCACAATTACATCGGCACCGAGCACATTCTGCTTGGGCTGATCCATGAGGGTGAGGGCGTCGCCGCAAAGGCGCTAGAGTCGCTCAGCATTTCCCTGGGCGCTGTGCGCGAGCAGGTGCAGGAGATCATCGGGCAGGGCCAGCAGGCGCCCTCCGGTCACATCCCCTTCACTCCGCGTGCCAAGAAGGTGCTTGAGCTGTCCCTCCGCGAGGCGCTTCAACTCGGCCACAACTACATCGGCACCGAGCACATCCTGCTCGGTCTCATCCGTGAGGGTGAGGGCGTAGCCGCGCAGGTTCTGGTCAAGCTCGGCGCTGACCTCAACCGGGTCCGCCAGCAGGTCATCCAGCTGCTTTCCGGCTACCAGGGCAAGGAGCCCGTGGCATCAGGCGGACAGCAGCAGGAGGGTACCCCTGCCGGGTCCGTCGTACTGGACCAGTTCGGACGCAACCTCACCCAGGCGGCCCGCGAGGGCAAGCTTGATCCGGTCATCGGCCGTGAGCTGGAGATGGAACGCGTCATGCAGGTCCTCTCCCGGCGCACCAAGAACAACCCTGTGCTCATCGGTGAGCCCGGCGTCGGCAAGACTGCCGTCGTCGAGGGCCTCGCCCAGGCAATCGTGCGCGGCGATGTCCCCGAGACCATCCGCGACAAGCAGCTGTACACCCTGGACCTCGGTTCACTGGTTGCCGGCTCCCGCTACCGCGGTGACTTCGAGGAACGCCTCAAGAAGGTCCTGAAGGAGATTCGCACCCGCGGCGACATCATCCTGTTCATCGATGAGATCCACACCCTCGTCGGCGCCGGCGCGGCAGAAGGCGCTATCGACGCCGCGTCTATCCTGAAGCCCATGCTGGCCCGCGGGGAGCTGCAGACCATCGGTGCCACCACGCTGGATGAGTACCGCAAGCACATTGAGAAGGACGCAGCGCTTGAGCGCCGCTTCCAGCCGATCCAGGTCCAGGAGCCTTCGGTTGCGCACGCCATCGAAATCCTGAAGGGGCTCCGGGACCGCTACGAGGCGCACCACCGGGTCTCGATCACTGACGCCGCGCTGGCATCCGCCGCCAACCTCGCCGAGCGTTACATCTCCGACCGGTTCCTGCCGGATAAGGCAATCGACCTCATCGATGAAGCCGGAGCGCGTCTGCGCATCCGCCGCATGACAGCTCCGCCGGAACTCAAGGAGATCGACGAGCGCATCGCGTCCGTCAAGCGGGAGAAGGAATCCGCCATCGACGCCCAGGACTTCGAGGGTGCCGCCCGGCTGCGTGATCGGGAGCAGAAGCTTCACGACGAGCGTATGGACAAGGAGCGCCGGTGGAAGTCCGGTGGTCTCGATGACATCGCCGAGGTTGATGAGGAGCTGATCGCTGAGGTCCTGGCCAATTCCACCGGTATCCCCGTCTTCAAGCTCACCGAGGAAGAGTCCTCGCGCCTGCTCAAGATGGAAGATGAACTGCACAAGCGGGTCATCGGTCAGGATGACGCCATCAAGGCAATCTCCCAGGCTATCCGGCGTACCCGTGCCGGCCTGAAGGATCCCAAGCGTCCGGGTGGCTCGTTCATCTTCGCCGGCCCCACCGGCGTCGGTAAGACCGAGCTCGCCAAGGCGCTCGCCGAGTTCCTTTTCGGAGATGAAGACGCCCTGATCACACTGGACATGTCGGAGTACTCGGAGAAGCACACTGTGTCCCGGCTCTTCGGTGCGCCTCCCGGATATGTGGGCTATGAAGAGGGCGGTCAGCTCACGGAGAAGGTCCGGCGCCGTCCGTTCTCGGTAGTCCTTTTCGACGAGGTGGAGAAGGCTCACGCAGATCTCTTCAACTCGCTGCTGCAGATTCTGGAGGATGGCCGCCTGACCGACAGCCAGGGCCGTGTGGTGGACTTCAAGAACACCGTCATCATCATGACCACCAACCTCGGCACCCGGGACATCTCCAAGGGCGTCATGACCGGCTTCCAGTCCGGCACTGACACCAACACGGGTTACAGCCGTATCAAGGCGAAGGTCACGGAGGAGCTGAAGCAGCACTTCCGTCCCGAGTTCCTCAACCGTGTGGATGACACCGTGGTGTTCCCGCAGCTGACCCAGGACGAGATCGTCCAGATCGTGGATCTGTTCCTTGACCGACTGAGCAAGCGCATGGCTGACAAGGGCATGAGCATCGAGCTCACCCCCGCAGCCAAGGTGCTGCTCGCCACCCGCGGCTATGATCCGGCGATGGGTGCACGCCCGCTGCGCAGGACAATGCAGCGCGAGATCGAAGACCAACTGTCCGAGAAGATCCTCTTCGGAGAGATCAAGTCCGGTGAGCTTGTCTCGGTGGACGTCGAAGGCGAGGGCGACGAAGCGCAGTTCACCTTCGTGGGGCATGGCGCACCCAAGGAAATCGAGGATTCGCCGCCGGCAATCGAGGCGGTCGTCCCCGAGTAGGTCGAGGACGCGCAAGCACACCTGCCCGTACCGGTTCGCCGGCACGGGCAGGCTTGTTTAACTCTTCCGCGCGCATCCGGGTTGTGAGCTGGAGCACATCGGATGATAGAGATATTCCATGACTCTCGTACCCGATTCGCCCACCCCCGCGAACACCTCTGCCTTCCACGACCTGGATCGTTTCGTTGCCCTGCCGCGTTTGAGTGGGCTTTCACTGAGCGCCGACGGCACCCGCCTGGTCACCTCGGTGGCCACCCTGAATACCAAAGGCACTGCCTATGCCTCGGCCCTGTGGGAACTTGATCCGTCCGGACGTCAGCCCGCCCGGCGCATCACCCGCAGCGCAAAGGGAGAGTCGGGTGCTTCCTTCCTCAGGAGCGGCGACCTCCTCTTCACTTCCGCGCGGCCGGACCCGGAAAATTCAGACGAGGAGCCGGTTCCCGCGCTCTGGAAGCTTCCGGCAGCCGGCGGCGAAGCCCGGGTTGTGCACACCCGTCCGGGAGGAGTGAAGTCAGTCGTCGCTGCAGCGGAGGCGGACGCCGTCGTCGTCGTCGCTGAGGTGCTGGCCGGATCGACTGATGAATCGGACGATGAAGAGCGCCGCAAGGCCCGTAAGGACGCAGGGGTTGCCGCGATCCTGCACACGGGCTACCCGGTCCGCCACTGGGACGCTGACCTCGGCCCCTCGGAGCCCCGTTACTTCCTGATCGAGCAGGGTGAGCCCGATGATGCCGGTCCGGTCACGGTTGACGACGAGCCGCACCTCACGCTCCGCAATGTGACCGGGGGCATCGGCTCCGCGTTGAGGAACGCGAGCCCGCGCATCAGCCCGGACGGCACCTTCCTGCTCACTTCGCAGACCGTGCCCGTGGGAGGAGGGGACCAGCGGTCGGTGCTGGTACGCGTCGACACTGCCACCGGGGAGCGCTCGGTCATCCTCGAACATCCTGATTATGACTACGATGCGGGCCCAGTCAGCCCTGACAGCTCAACCGCCGTCGTGGTGGTCCGGCACCGGACCGGCCCTGATACCCCGCCGAACGTGGAGCTCGGGCTGCTTCCCGCCGACGGAGGTTCCCTCGCGCCCCTTGCCTCCGGTTGGGACCGCTGGCCGGCCCCTGC belongs to Arthrobacter tumbae and includes:
- a CDS encoding histone-like nucleoid-structuring protein Lsr2 — protein: MAQKVKIILIDDLDGGEADETVRFGLDGTQYEIDLSSAHAEELRSTLSTYVSAARRESQAKQRQGGAPAARNQEAAQIREWAKANGYSVSSRGRVNSQIIEAYRAAQR
- the lysS gene encoding lysine--tRNA ligase produces the protein MRIRMEKRARLLERGEEPYPVKPERTSSLAEIRDRFSGIEAGDSTGENVSVVGRVVFLRNTGKLCFATLQEGNGTRLQAMLSLAAVGEEPLAEWKSTVDLGDHVQVAGEVISSRRGELSVMATGWAMASKALRPLPTLHAGVNEETRVRQRYVDLLVREEARQMVRTRAMITRSIRETLHSHEYIEVETPILQLVHGGATARPFETHVNAFDQKMTLRIALELYLKRAVVGGIDRVYEIGRIFRNEGVDSTHSPEFTMLECYEAYADQFVMADRMKEVILNCADLLGSRQIESEAGTIDLDGEWRWLGVYPGLSQAIGREITPDTDKETLLTVAGEHEISVDQAWDEEKLVLELFSEIVEPTLLQPTFVYDYPPSAQPLARPHRDQPQLIEAWDLIIGGMERGTAFSELIDPVIQRERLTEQSRRAAAGDEEAMQLDEDFLRALEYGAPPMGGIGLGIDRLVMLFTSTGIRETILFPLLKPELG
- a CDS encoding ATP-dependent Clp protease ATP-binding subunit, producing MFERFTDRARRVVVLAQEEARMLNHNYIGTEHILLGLIHEGEGVAAKALESLSISLGAVREQVQEIIGQGQQAPSGHIPFTPRAKKVLELSLREALQLGHNYIGTEHILLGLIREGEGVAAQVLVKLGADLNRVRQQVIQLLSGYQGKEPVASGGQQQEGTPAGSVVLDQFGRNLTQAAREGKLDPVIGRELEMERVMQVLSRRTKNNPVLIGEPGVGKTAVVEGLAQAIVRGDVPETIRDKQLYTLDLGSLVAGSRYRGDFEERLKKVLKEIRTRGDIILFIDEIHTLVGAGAAEGAIDAASILKPMLARGELQTIGATTLDEYRKHIEKDAALERRFQPIQVQEPSVAHAIEILKGLRDRYEAHHRVSITDAALASAANLAERYISDRFLPDKAIDLIDEAGARLRIRRMTAPPELKEIDERIASVKREKESAIDAQDFEGAARLRDREQKLHDERMDKERRWKSGGLDDIAEVDEELIAEVLANSTGIPVFKLTEEESSRLLKMEDELHKRVIGQDDAIKAISQAIRRTRAGLKDPKRPGGSFIFAGPTGVGKTELAKALAEFLFGDEDALITLDMSEYSEKHTVSRLFGAPPGYVGYEEGGQLTEKVRRRPFSVVLFDEVEKAHADLFNSLLQILEDGRLTDSQGRVVDFKNTVIIMTTNLGTRDISKGVMTGFQSGTDTNTGYSRIKAKVTEELKQHFRPEFLNRVDDTVVFPQLTQDEIVQIVDLFLDRLSKRMADKGMSIELTPAAKVLLATRGYDPAMGARPLRRTMQREIEDQLSEKILFGEIKSGELVSVDVEGEGDEAQFTFVGHGAPKEIEDSPPAIEAVVPE